One Salmo trutta unplaced genomic scaffold, fSalTru1.1, whole genome shotgun sequence DNA segment encodes these proteins:
- the LOC115190839 gene encoding tyrosine-protein phosphatase 13, with amino-acid sequence MAQFRQQRAYIATQGPLAETTEDYWRMLWEHNSTIVVMLTKLREMGREKCHQYWPAERSARYQYFVVDPMAEYNMPQYILREFKVTDARDGQSRTVRQFQFTDWPEQGVPKSGEGFIDFIGQVHKTKEQFGQDGPITVHCSAGVGRTGVFITLSIVLERMRYEGVVDVFQTVKMLRTQRPATVQTEDQYQFCYRAGLEYLGSFDHYAT; translated from the exons ATGGCTCAGTTTAG GCAGCAGAGGGCTTATATAGCCACCCAGGGCCCGCTGGCTGAGACTACTGAGGACTACTGGAGAATGTTGTGGGAACACAACTCTACCATAGTGGTCATGTTGACTAAACTGAGGGAGATGGGAagg GAGAAGTGCCATCAGTACTGGCCAGCAGAACGTTCAGCCAGGTACCAGTACTTTGTAGTGGACCCCATGGCTGAGTACAACATGCCCCAGTACATCCTACGAGAGTTCAAAGTCACCGATGCCAGG GACGGCCAGTCTCGGACGGTTCGTCAGTTCCAGTTCACTGattggccggagcaaggagtgCCAAAATCAGGGGAGGGGTTCATTGATTTCATTGGCCAGGTGCACAAAACTAAAGAGCAGTTTGGCCAGGACGGACCAATCACGGTGCACTGTAG TGCTGGTGTGGGGAGGACAGGGGTCTTCATCACTCTGAGTATCGTTCTGGAGAGGATGAGATATGAAGGAGTAGTGGACGTCTTCCAGACTGTCAAGATGCTGCGAACACAGAGACCTGCTACAGTTCAAACTGAG GACCAATACCAGTTCTGTTACCGGGCCGGTCTGGAGTATCTGGGTAGCTTCGACCACTATGCAACATAA